A genomic segment from Lutibacter sp. A80 encodes:
- a CDS encoding sterol desaturase family protein — MDFTNPLVYGVPCFLALILLELTYSKTHNKKNLYEWKDLGASLFMGIGSAVIAPLIKTISAIVIFNIVFEIFNPEINGVRTNIMGWQSFGYAWYIWIACQLLDDFTYYWFHRQNHMVRFLWAAHIVHHSSDNFNLGTAVRNGWFTILYKPLFYMWIPALGFRPEMVVVCLGIEALWQFQLHSVYIPKMGFLEKVFNTHTMHQVHHAKNVEYMDKNHGGFLNIFDKIFGTWKELDENIKVEYGVTHAPDSYNPWVILTHEYKDIWNDTKKSKNWYHKFMYTFGPPGWSHDNSTQTVKQMQLELKQTKV, encoded by the coding sequence ATGGATTTCACCAACCCATTAGTGTATGGAGTACCTTGCTTCTTAGCATTAATTTTACTAGAACTAACTTATAGCAAAACCCACAATAAGAAAAATCTATACGAATGGAAAGATTTAGGAGCCAGCCTTTTTATGGGTATTGGTTCTGCGGTAATTGCTCCCTTAATAAAAACTATTTCTGCAATTGTAATTTTTAATATTGTTTTTGAAATATTCAATCCCGAAATTAATGGTGTAAGAACCAATATAATGGGCTGGCAATCATTTGGATATGCTTGGTATATTTGGATTGCTTGTCAACTATTAGACGATTTTACATATTATTGGTTTCATAGGCAAAACCATATGGTTCGGTTTTTATGGGCTGCACATATTGTACATCATTCATCAGACAATTTTAACTTAGGAACTGCGGTACGTAACGGGTGGTTTACAATTTTATACAAACCCTTATTTTATATGTGGATTCCTGCATTAGGATTTAGACCAGAAATGGTAGTAGTTTGTCTTGGTATTGAAGCCCTTTGGCAATTTCAATTACACTCAGTTTACATACCAAAAATGGGCTTTCTAGAGAAAGTTTTTAATACGCATACAATGCACCAAGTACACCACGCAAAAAATGTTGAATATATGGATAAAAACCACGGAGGTTTTTTAAATATTTTTGATAAAATTTTTGGAACTTGGAAAGAATTAGATGAGAATATTAAAGTTGAATATGGTGTTACTCACGCTCCTGACTCTTATAACCCTTGGGTTATTTTAACACACGAATACAAAGATATCTGGAACGATACTAAAAAATCAAAAAATTGGTATCATAAATTTATGTACACTTTTGGCCCTCCTGGCTGGAGTCACGATAATAGTACACAAACAGTAAAACAAATGCAATTAGAACTTAAACAAACTAAAGTCTAG
- a CDS encoding nitronate monooxygenase family protein, with the protein MKNTITQLFRIKYPIIQAGMVWNSGWKLASAVSNSGGLGLIGAGSMYPDVLREHIQKCKKATEKPFGVNVPLLYPNIEEIMQIIVEEGVKIVFSSAGNPKTWTPFLKENGITVVHVVSSVKFALKSEQAGVDAIVAEGFEAGGHNGREETTTFTLIPMVKEKLSIPIIAAGGIASGRGMLAAMVLGADGVQIGSRFVASTESSAHINFKNEVINTQDGGTQLTLKELAPTRLIKNSFYNELQELYQQKPTVEQLKEKLGRARAKKGMFEGDLENGELEIGQIAGLINEIKPAAEIVQEIIGEFEAVKKSFC; encoded by the coding sequence ATGAAAAATACAATTACACAATTATTCAGAATAAAATATCCAATTATTCAAGCAGGAATGGTTTGGAATAGTGGTTGGAAATTAGCATCAGCAGTAAGTAATTCAGGAGGTTTAGGGTTAATAGGTGCAGGTTCTATGTATCCTGATGTTTTAAGAGAACATATTCAAAAATGTAAAAAAGCAACAGAAAAACCTTTTGGGGTAAATGTACCTTTATTGTACCCTAATATTGAAGAAATTATGCAAATAATTGTAGAAGAAGGTGTTAAAATAGTTTTTTCTTCAGCTGGAAATCCAAAAACGTGGACGCCTTTTTTAAAAGAAAATGGTATTACTGTTGTTCACGTAGTAAGTAGTGTAAAATTTGCATTAAAATCTGAACAAGCTGGTGTAGACGCTATTGTAGCTGAAGGTTTTGAGGCAGGTGGTCATAATGGGAGGGAAGAAACTACTACATTTACATTAATTCCTATGGTAAAAGAAAAATTATCAATTCCTATTATAGCTGCTGGAGGAATTGCATCAGGTAGAGGTATGTTGGCAGCTATGGTTTTAGGTGCAGATGGTGTTCAAATAGGAAGTAGATTTGTAGCGAGCACAGAATCTTCTGCACATATTAATTTTAAAAATGAAGTTATTAATACACAAGATGGAGGAACGCAATTAACGCTGAAAGAACTAGCACCTACTAGGCTTATAAAAAATTCATTTTATAATGAACTTCAAGAATTGTATCAACAAAAACCAACGGTTGAACAATTAAAAGAAAAATTGGGTAGAGCCAGAGCTAAGAAAGGTATGTTTGAAGGTGATTTAGAAAATGGTGAATTAGAAATTGGTCAAATTGCCGGATTAATAAATGAGATAAAACCAGCTGCTGAAATTGTACAAGAAATTATAGGTGAGTTTGAAGCTGTAAAAAAATCGTTTTGTTAA
- a CDS encoding DUF1456 family protein — MGLTNNDIFKKLRVAHKLRDTDIIKICELVDFKVSKSELGAIFRSEDHPKYMECGDQFLRNFLNGLIIHLRGPMPPKQAKKQVDKK; from the coding sequence ATGGGATTAACAAATAATGACATTTTTAAAAAATTACGCGTAGCTCATAAATTACGTGATACAGATATTATAAAAATTTGTGAACTAGTTGACTTTAAAGTTAGTAAAAGCGAACTAGGCGCTATTTTTAGAAGTGAAGACCATCCAAAATATATGGAATGTGGAGATCAATTTTTACGTAATTTTTTAAACGGATTGATTATTCATTTACGTGGACCAATGCCTCCAAAACAAGCTAAAAAACAGGTTGATAAAAAGTAA
- a CDS encoding lytic transglycosylase domain-containing protein: MKNTIKILGLVAIIMVSSLLIFATENTSKTATESSNNEETVNNNSNTSESYKIRALKIPSNLEFAGEHVPIEKGDIRERIDRELLVNTYWQSNGLLLFKRANKYFPIIEPILAKNGIPDDFKYLAVIESGLQDVTSPAGAKGFWQIMSSTAKEKGLEVNSNVDERYHLEKATQVACDYLNASKKRFGSWTLAAAAYNAGNAGISRRLKAQKVDDYYDLLLVSETSRYLPRIVAVKEILSNPNKYGFIFDEEDLYALEETKIIKVDTAIANIAEFSKNLGINYKILKYHNSWLRENKLNNKSRKLYEIKIPVNN, translated from the coding sequence ATGGTAAGTTCTTTATTGATTTTTGCAACAGAAAACACCTCTAAAACAGCTACAGAATCTTCAAATAATGAAGAAACCGTAAACAACAACTCTAATACCAGTGAAAGCTATAAAATTAGAGCGCTAAAAATACCTTCTAACTTAGAATTTGCAGGAGAACATGTACCTATTGAAAAAGGAGATATTAGAGAACGTATAGATCGTGAATTGTTAGTAAATACATACTGGCAATCTAATGGATTACTTTTATTTAAAAGAGCAAATAAATATTTTCCAATTATAGAACCAATTTTAGCTAAAAATGGAATCCCAGATGATTTTAAATATTTAGCAGTAATTGAAAGTGGTTTACAAGATGTAACTTCACCTGCTGGAGCTAAAGGTTTTTGGCAAATAATGAGCTCTACTGCCAAAGAAAAAGGCTTAGAGGTTAATTCAAATGTTGATGAACGTTACCATCTAGAAAAAGCAACACAAGTAGCTTGTGATTATTTAAATGCTTCTAAAAAGCGATTTGGTAGTTGGACATTAGCAGCTGCGGCTTACAATGCTGGAAATGCGGGGATTTCTAGAAGACTTAAAGCTCAAAAAGTTGATGATTATTACGATTTACTTTTAGTATCTGAAACAAGTAGATATTTACCTAGAATAGTTGCTGTAAAAGAAATACTATCTAACCCAAATAAATATGGTTTTATTTTTGACGAAGAAGATTTATATGCTTTAGAAGAAACTAAAATTATTAAAGTTGATACTGCAATTGCCAATATTGCTGAATTTTCTAAAAACTTAGGAATTAATTACAAAATTTTAAAATACCATAATTCTTGGTTACGTGAAAACAAATTAAATAATAAATCTCGCAAATTATACGAAATTAAAATACCTGTTAATAATTAA